In Calonectris borealis chromosome 10, bCalBor7.hap1.2, whole genome shotgun sequence, a single genomic region encodes these proteins:
- the LOC142086031 gene encoding LOW QUALITY PROTEIN: uncharacterized protein LOC142086031 (The sequence of the model RefSeq protein was modified relative to this genomic sequence to represent the inferred CDS: inserted 4 bases in 2 codons), whose protein sequence is MGFLPADVKGTIKRAARKHCFVCGESGATITCRQTGCDRSFHLPCAAEGGCVTQFLFPYRSFCCEHRPEQAVQAAPEENTACLICLDLVGDRKSYGTMVCPACKHAWFHRGCIQVGXPFPRPRGTVGAQQHQGXSLTLLTFLLQEQAVRAGISCFQCPLCRDRDAFVLDMLTVGIRIPVRLPSWENSQAYAALSERHSRCDARECLCPGGREQAEEEGPWRLLLCCSCAAEGTHRGCSHLRNSTASWECDSCAGLGTASSASSELAGPSTASHSGSGPSHGSPAPDTSSPSTASQAPSGPSHDSLALETTNAVLGPSHGSLAPETSSPGNAASGPTRGSPVLEGSSRSSPPGPDRTRDRSQRKRRAPSPNGRPRRRRKSSCAPAPSAESSTPSQAPLGPSHSSLLPETSSPSTASQLPSGSSCGSPALESGSRSICPGPERVQDRSQRKRRAPSPNGRPRRRRKSSCAPAPSAESSTPSQAPLGPSHGSPAPETSSPSAASQLPSGSSCGSPALQSGSRSIAPGPERVRDRSRLQRRAQTPYSRPGRRRGTSRAPSPRAGPDPPPPAQ, encoded by the exons ATGGGATTTCTGCCTGCGGATGTTAAAGGCACGATCAAGCGGGCAGCGCGGAAG cactgcTTCGTCTGTGGCGAGAGCGGGGCCACCATCACCTGCCGGCAGACGGGCTGCGACCGCAGCTTCCACCTCCCCTGTGCCGCGGAGGGTGGATGCGTCACCCAGTTCCTTTTTCCGTACAG gtcCTTCTGCTGCGAGCACCGCCcagagcaggcagtgcaggcGGCTCCGGAGGAGAACACCGCCTGCCTCATCTGCCTGGACCTTGTGGGGGACAGAAAGTCCTATGGCACCATGGTGTGCCCAGCGTGCAAACACGCCTGGTTCCACAGGGGCTGCATCCAGGTAGG GCCGTTCCCTCGCCCCCGGGGCACGGTGGGcgctcagcagcaccaggg ctcaCTCACGCTCCTTACGTTTCTCCTGCAGGAACAGGCTGTGCGCGCCGGCATTTCCTGCTTCCAGTGCCCCCTCTGTAGAGATAGGGATGCATTTGTCTTGGACATGTTAACCGTGGGGATCCGAATCCCCGTCAG aCTGCCATCGTGGGAGAACAGCCAGGCGTATGCGGCACTAAGTGAGAGGCACAGCCGCTGCGATGCCAGGGAGTGCCTTTGcccaggaggcagggagcaggcagaggaagaggg GCCCTGGCGactgctcctgtgctgctcctgcgctGCCGAGGGCACCCACAGAGGCTGCTCCCACTTGAGGAACAGCACGGCCAGCTGGGAGTGTGACAGCTGTGCTGGCCTGGGCACCG CCTCCAGTGCCAGCTCGGAGCTCGccggccccagcaccgccagccactCAGGATCGGGGCCTTCCCACGGCTCCCCGGCACCcgacaccagcagccccagcaccgccagccaggcACCATCGGGGCCATCCCACGACTCCCTGGCACTGGAGACCACTAATGCGGTTTTGGGGCCATCCCATGGCTCCCTGGCACCGGAGACCAGCAGCCCTGGCAATGCGGCGTCAGGGCCGACCCGCGGCTCCCCAGTGCTTGAGGGCAGCAGccgctccagccctcctgggccCGACCGCACGCGAGACCGCTCCCAGCGGAAACGTCGGGCCCCAAGTCCCAACGGCCGGCCCAGAAGACGCCGTAAGAGCAGCTGCGCGCCCGCaccaagtgctgagagcagcacccccagccaggcgcCGCTGGGGCCGTCCCACAGCTCGCTGCTACCagagaccagcagccccagcaccgccagccagctGCCATCGGGGTCCTCCTGCGGCTCCCCAGCACTCGAGAGCGGCAGCCGCTCCATCTGCCCTGGGCCCGAGCGGGTGCAAGACCGCTCCCAGCGGAAACGTCGGGCCCCAAGTCCCAACGGCCGGCCCAGAAGACGCCGAAAGAGCAGCTGCGCGCCCGCaccaagtgctgagagcagcacccccagccaggcgcCGCTGGGGCCGTCCCACGGCTCCCCAGCACCcgagaccagcagccccagcgccgccagccAGCTGCCGTCGGGGTCCTCCTGCGGCTCCCCAGCGCTCCAGAGCGGCAGCCGCTCCATCGCCCCTGGGCCCGAGCGGGTGCGAGACCGCTCCCGCTTGCAACGTCGGGCCCAAACTCCCTACAGCCGGCCCGGACGCCGCCGCGGGACCAGCCGTGCGCCGTCCCCGAGGGCTGGCCCTGATCCCCCTCCACCGGCACAATAA